One Vicugna pacos chromosome X, VicPac4, whole genome shotgun sequence DNA window includes the following coding sequences:
- the LOC140691957 gene encoding melanoma-associated antigen 8-like: MAELMGFLLHKYRTKQPTSKEEMLNAVLRDDQDHFPVVLSQASECLQLVFGVDVKEVDPREHLYVLVPTLGLTYDGMQDDGQSMPNTGLLVILLGVIVLEGDFAPEEAVWRALSKMGLCAGREHFIYGEPRELITNVWVQEGYVEYRQVANSDPARYEFLWGPRAYTETSKLQVLEHFLRVNRRGPSSFPSLSEERVSDEEEGA; the protein is encoded by the coding sequence ATGGCTGAACTGATGGGCTTCCTGCTCCACAAGTACCGCACAAAGCAGCCGacctcaaaagaggaaatgctgaatgcggtcctcagagatgaccaggaccacttccctgtggtcttgagccaagcctctgagtgtctgcagctggtctttggggtggatgtgaaggaggtggaccccagggagcacttgtatgtcctggtccccaccctgggcctcacctacgatggcatgcaggacgacgggcagagcatgcccaacactggcctcctggtgatactTCTGGGTGTGATTGTCCTGGAGGGCGACTTTGCTCCTGAGGAGGCAGTCTGGCGAGCGCTTAGCAagatggggctgtgtgctgggagggagcacttcatctacggggagcccagggaactcatcaccaacgtgtgggtgcaggaggggtacgtggagtaccggcaggtggccaacagcgatcccgctcgctacgagttcctgtggggtccccgggcctacacggagaccagcaagctgcaagtcctggaacatttcctcagggtgaatagaaggggtcccagttctttcccatccctgtctgaagagcgagtgagtgatgaggaagagggggcctga
- the LOC140691979 gene encoding paraneoplastic antigen-like protein 5, with protein MALSLLEDWCKGMDLDSRKALLIVGIPVECSEAEIKETLKAGLQPLCNYRVLGRMFRREDNAKSVFIELADTINYAMMPSQILGKGGTWEVVVKPRSPDDEFLHRLNYFLKDEGRRMVDVVKTLGYTTPTEGIEPEGLAQVKLPVWQPVTESMWYRKLKVFSGSTSPSPGEENFEAWLEQVTEMMQMWQVSEAEKRRRLVESLRGSALSVMRVLQANDDAMTVEQCLDALKQIFGNKEDYRTSQFKFLQTLQKSGEKISGFLLRLEPLLQRAVRHSPLSVRSTDMIRLKHILARASMTAALRGKLELLDQRGCAPTFLELMKLIRDEEEWETTMAVTKEGQKQVGRGREAPGRHVVAEATVPTPQVILQAGPFSEKSTQTIQKGAVPALKRRRLSCCYSTGEEGPSQGACPQAKNQPSPKQSPQLAAEESGNGTGAGAMSHPEP; from the coding sequence ATGGCCTTGTCACTGTTGGAGGATTGGTGCAAGGGGATGGACCTGGACTCCAGGAAGGCCCTGCTGATCGTGGGGATCCCTGTGGAGTGTAGTGAGGCTGAAATTAAGGAGACCTTGAAGGCAGGCTTACAGCCCTTGTGCAACTACAGGGTGCTGGGCAGAATGTTCAGAAGGGAAGACAATGCTAAGTCAGTTTTCATTGAATTAGCTGACACCATCAATTATGCTATGATGCCCAGTCAGATACTAGGAAAGGGAGGTACCTGGGAAGTGGTGGTGAAACCCCGTAGCCCGGATGATGAATTTCTCCATAGACTGAACTACTTCCTGAAAGACGAGGGCCGGAGAATGGTCGATGTGGTCAAGACCCTGGGGTACACCACCCCCACCGAGGGCATAGAGCCAGAGGGCTTGGCTCAAGTCAAGCTACCCGTTTGGCAGCCTGTGACAGAAAGCATGTGGTACCGGAAACTGAAAGTATTTTCAGGAAGCACTAGCCCCAGCCCGGGCGAAGAGAACTTTGAAGCCTGGCTGGAGCAGGTCACTGAGATGATGCAGATGTGGCAAGTGTctgaggcagagaagaggcgCCGTTTGGTGGAGAGCTTGCGCGGCTCTGCCCTGTCCGTCATGCGGGTGCTCCAGGCCAATGATGACGCCATGACTGTGGAGCAGTGCCTGGACGCCCTGAAGCAGATCTTCGGGAATAAAGAGGACTATAGAACCTCACAGTTTAAGTTCCTCCAGACCCTTCAGAAGTCTGGGGAGAAAATCTCGGGGTTTTTGCTGCGCTTAGAGCCCCTGCTGCAGAGAGCCGTGCGGCACAGCCCCTTGTCAGTGAGAAGCACAGACATGATTCGCCTGAAACACATCCTGGCTCGGGCCTCCATGACTGCTGCCCTCCGGGGCAAGCTAGAGCTCCTGGATCAGCGAGGGTGCGCTCCCACCTTCCTGGAGTTAATGAAGCTCATTCGGGATGAAGAGGAGTGGGAGACCACCATGGCTGTGACCAAGGAGGGGCAGAAGCAAGTAGGAAGGGGCCGCGAGGCCCCGGGCAGGCACGTAGTGGCTGAGGCCACTGTCCCAACACCTCAGGTCATCCTACAGGCAGGGCCATTTAGTGAGAAGAGCACTCAGACCATCCAGAAAGGGGCTGTCCCGGCACTGAAGCGCAGGCGACTGTCCTGCTGCTACAGTACCGGGGAGGAAGGCCCCAGCCAGGGAGCGTGTCCTCAGGCCAAGAACCAACCTTCGCCAAAGCAGAGTCCTCAGCTTGCAGCAGAAGAGTCGGGAAACGGGACAGGGGCTGGGGCTATGAGCCATCCCGAGCCCTAG